DNA sequence from the Desulfonatronum thiosulfatophilum genome:
TTGATGGCCGAAGTAACCAGGGGACATTCCCCCCTCCAGGAACTGGAGGCTTATGACGTGGCTGAATTCGTGGCCGAACTCGAGCCCGAGTTGGAAGTACTTCCCGAGCCGCCCCTGCCCACGACTCTGGTCAACCTGCAGTTGCACGACGTGCCCCTGGGCGCCCTGCTCCAGGCTCTTTCCCGCGCTGCTGGGCAGAACATCGTCTTCGGCTCCACAATCAATGCAAAAAACGTGAGCATCCTCCTGGACAATGTGCCCTGGGACCAGGCCTTTCGCAGCGTGATCGCCGTGCATGGTCTGACCTACGTCTGGGATGGCGACATCCTTCGCGTCCTGACCCTGGAGGACATGCAAAACGACCTGCGCGTGGCCGAAGTACGGCGCGGCAAGTTCGAGCAGGCCCGCGAAACCGAACGCCTGGCGCCGTTGATCGCCCGGGTCGTGCGCATCAACTACGGAGAACCCGCCAAACTCAAAGACAGCCTTCTTGAACTGATCACCAAGGGGCCGGACGAAAAGCCTCAGGGTTCGATAAATGTCGATGACCATTCAAATTCCCTGGTGATCAAGGCATCCCGTGATGACCAGGACCGCATCCTGAACATGATCCGCCACCTGGACAAGCCTCGCTCTCAGATTCAGATCAAGGCCACCATCGTGGAAGCTACCAAGGAAACTGCCAGAGATCTGGGCGTCCAGTGGGGGGGGCGTCGCGTCAATCACAGCCATCCCTGGATGTTGTCGCCCAGCGTCGGCCTGCAACAGCCCAGCGTGCCCCTGGCTGGAGCAGGGAATTATCCGCTGGGCGACCCCGCAACACCTTCCTTCAACACGGGCCAGGGCCCCATGGGCATGGCCAGCAACTTCCCGGCCAACCTGGCCGCTGCTTCGGCTGGCTTTGGCCTGAACTTCATCATCGGCAGCACCAACTACCTGGAGGTCCAGTTGTCGGCCCTGCAGCAGGACGGCAAGCTGAACATCCTCTCCAGCCCGTCCATCACGACCATGGACAACCAGATGGCCTATACGGAGAACGGCGAGCGGGTGCCCTACGTGACTTATGACAGGGACGGCGACAAGACTGTCAGGTTCGAGGACGCCGTGCTCCGCCTGGAAATCACCCCGCACACCGTGGGATCCAATCTGTTGCGGATGAAGATCAACGTGAAAAAGGACGAGGTGGACTTTACCCGGCAGGTGGACGGCAACCCCTTGATCATCAAGAAACAGACCGAAACCAACCTGATCGTGGAGAACGGTGAGACCATCGTCATTTCCGGCTTGACCAAGCAACGCGACACTTTCGATGAAACCGGGGTCCCCGGCCTGAAGAACGTCACCGGCCTGGGCTGGTTGTTCAAGAGAGAAAACAAGGGCCAGCTTATGGAAGACGTGCTGATCTTCATCACCCCGACCATCCTCCCGACCCGGGCCATGCAACAGACCTCGCCATTTTCTATTGACCCGGAAAGTTAGGGCGGCAATTTGCAACTATGAGCGTCTCCGCACTGTTGCCGCGGCGAAAGCCGGGGTTCAGAACCTCATTCAAATTTCACCCATGTGCTGCACGTGTTTCATGATAAGGGCCTGAACATGCCAAAAAAAGTCAGACTGGGCGACATGCTGATCAAGGAAGGCCTGATCACTGAGGCCAAGCTCCAGTCCGCCCTGCGAGAACACAAAAGGGTCGGCATCAAACTTGGCGAATACCTGATCCGGGAAAGCATCGTGCGCGAGGACCAGGTCATCGACCTGATCAGCAGGCAGATGCGCATTTCCCTCTTCGACTCGACGCAATTCCCCATCTCTCCGAGCCTGGGCGAGCTTTTGCCCGTGGAACTGGCCCAGAAGTACAAGGTCGTGGCCTTGGGCCGCAAGGGGTCCATTCTCCAGGTGGCCATGACCGACCCCATGGACATCAATGCTCTGGACGCCATAGAGCTCGCTGTCAACGCCGAAGTGGAACCCCTGATCTGCACCGAGCAGCAGTACGATCAGCTCGTGGGCAATATCTACGGCCTGCGCTCTGGGCTCGACGGAATGATGGAGGACATCTCCTCCCTGGAAACCAGGACCGAGGACGAGGAAAAGGACGCGCCCAAGGGGCCGACCATGGACGTGGAGGTTTCCTCCCTGCAGACAATGGCCGAGGAAGTCCCGGTCATCCGGCTGGTCAATTCAATCCTGGCCCAGGCAGTACGTGAAAAGGTCAGCGACGTGCATATCAGTCCGGAAAAAAATGCCGTTCAGATCCGGTTTCGCATCGACGGCAAGCTTCAGGAGATTCCTTCGCCACCCAAGTCCATGCATCTGCCCTTGGTCTCCAGGCTGAAGATCCTGTCCAACATGGACATCGCCAACTCCCGCATTCCCCAGGACGGCCGATTTACCATCAACATGCAGGACCGGGAGGTCAATGTCCGCGTCTCCTCCCTGCCGACCATTCACGGTGAGAACATGGTCCTGCGTCTGCTGGACATGAGCGCCGGCGTGTACACTTTGGATCGCCTGGGCATGGGCCCGGAGAACATGGCCAAGGTCCAGAAGGCCGTGGCCAAGCCCTACGGCATGATCCTGGCCACCGGCCCCACGGGAAGCGGCAAATCCACCTCCCTCTACGCCATCCTGAAATCCATCAACACTCCGGACATCAACATCATCACCCTGGAAGACCCGGTGGAATACCGGGTGGAACGGATCAGGCAGGTGCAACTCAACCGTCGGGCCGGCATGACCTTTGCCAGCGGCCTGCGCTCCATCTTGCGCCAGGACCCGGACGTGGTCATGGTCGGCGAAATCCGGGACGCGGAAACAGCCGCCATCGCCATCCAGGCGGCCATGACCGGTCACCGCCTGCTGTCCACCGTGCACACCAATGACTCGGCCAGCGCCATCACGCGGCTGATCGACATGGGCATGGAACCCTTTCTGGTCTCCTCCGTGCTTCTGGTGTCCATAGCACAGCGCCTGGTGCGCAGGGTCTGCGAGCAGTGCGTTGAAGAGTACCAGCCAGACGAAAAGTTGCTGGACTTCTGGGGGTTGCGGGATAAGCCCATGACCTTTCGACGCGGCGCGGGCTGCTACCTGTGTAAAGGCACCGGATACCGCGGACGGGTCGGCCTGTACGAGGTGCTCTTCAATGACGAGGAGATCCAGGACCTGACCATGCGGCGGGCCTCGTCCCAGGAGATTGCCAGGGCCGCGGTCAAGGCAGGCAAGATGCGCACATTGCGCGAGGATGCCATGGATAAGGTGTCCCAGGGCATAACCACCCTGGAAGAAGTGACGACCACGGTTATTGTCTAGCCGCGGTGCGGCCGTTAAATGATGAGCGATGGATATCTATTCAGCTGCATTCCGGCTTGTCTCGATTACAGCGATGGATGACAGGCAATTTGTGACGAGTAATGGGTGACGAATGAAGAAGTTTAAATACAAGGCCATCAATGAGATGGGCACGACCATCTCCGGCACTGTGGAGGCGGACTCCCTGGAAGGGGCTGAGGACATGCTCAGCGCCAGGGGTTATATGCCGACCAAGGTTCAGGCCGGCGACGGCTCGGTTCAGGAGTATCTGGACAAGCTGGAAACCAGCCTGACCCGGATCAAACCCGTGGACCTGATCTTTTTCACCAAGCAGTTCCGCACCCTGTTCAAGGCCGGCATTTCCATCACCGAGGCCTTTCGCATCCTGGAATTTCAGTCCACCAACAAAAAGCTCAAGCAGACCGTGGCCCGGATGGGCGAGGACATCAAGTCGGGCTTGGGTTTGGCCGACACGTTCGGCAAGCATCCCAACGTATTTCCTGCCGTGTACATCAGCATGATCCGGGCCGGGGAAACCAGCGGAAATCTGCCCGAGGTTCTGGACCGACTGGTCTACCTTCTGGACCACGAGCACAAGGTCAAGGGAAATGTCCGCTCGGCCATGACCTATCCGGTCATCGTCGTGGTGGCGCTCTTCGGCGCCTTCCTGTTCCTGCTGACCTACGTTGTTCCCACATTTGCCCGAATGTTCGCCAGCGCCAAGATCGATCTGCCTTGGCCCACCCAGGTGGCCATGCTCATGCATACCGTGGTTCTGGGATACTGGATGATCAGCCTGCCGATTTTCGTGGGCATGGTCTTCTCCGTGTACTGGTACCAGAAGACCCCCACCGGCAGGCTGTTGCGGGACAAGTTCTTTCTCGCGTTGCCCATTCTCGGCCCGGTATTCACCAAGGCGGCCATGTCCCGTTTTTCCAGTATTTTCGCCATCCTGCAGATCAGCGGGGTTTCGGTCCTGGATTCGTTGAAAATCCTTTCGGATTCCATCGGCAACTCAGCCATTTCCCGGGAATTCGACAAGATCGGCGACCAACTCCGGGAGGGCAAGGGCATTTCCACGCCCCTCAAGTCCGCCAAGTATTTCACCCCCATGGTCATCAGCATGGTTGCCGTGGGCGAGGAGTCCGGGAATCTGGACACCATGCTCCACGACATCTCCGTGCACTACGACGATGAAGTGAACTACGAGGTGGGCCGGATGACCGAACTTCTGGGACCTGTCCTGCTTGTGGCTCTGGCCGGGGTGGTGGGTTTTTTCGCTCTGGCCATATTCATGCCCATGTGGGACATGGTCAAAACCATTCGCTAGGCGGTGCGTATGCGCCGCACCGTGTTCCATGTCAGTCTGACCCTGCTCGTGCCCCTGATCGTGGCCGGAACAGCTGTGCTGGCCCTTTTTCTGAGCGAATATTTGCCATTTTTCCGGTACGATGTCTCAGGAGACCTGACCAGGCTCGCGACTTTGGTGGGCGGGACCACCTTCATTGTCGCCTTTCTTTTACTGTACCTGATCCTGCGGCCGATCCGTGATTTCCTGGACGCAGCCCGGGCATCCGGGGTCCTGCCGGCCAAGGATTCCGCTTTCCCCGGAGGCCTGCCGCGGAGCGATCTGGAGGAGTTTCGTCAGGCTTTTGAACAGGTGGGCCAGGCTCTGTCGCGTCTCGACGCCAAAGCCTTGTTCCCGGAAATCGTGGGGCAGAGCCCTGTTCTCCGCGCAGTGCTCGGGCAGGTACTGAAAGTGGCGCCGACCAATGCCTCGGTCCTGCTCACCGGCGAGTCGGGAACCGGCAAGGAAATCATTGCCCGGGCGATTCATGAACAAAGCCTTCGCCGGGACGGCCCCCTGGTCGTGGTCAACTGCGCGGCAATTCCGGAAACCCTGTTGGAGAGCGAACTCTTCGGTTATGAAAAAGGCGCCTTCACCGGCGCAGTGACGGCCAAGCCGGGACGCTTCGAACTGGCCCATGCCGGGACCCTTTTCCTGGATGAAATCGGCGACATGCCCCTGGCCGTGCAGGCCAAAATCCTGCGCATGCTGGAAACCGGGACCGTCGAACGGGTCGGTGGAATCAAGTCCGTACGCTGCGACGTGCGGGTGGTTGCGGCCACCAACCGGGACATCCAGGAGCTGATGCGCCAGGGCCTGTTTCGGGAGGACCTGTTCCACCGGTTGAACGTCTTCCCCCTGCACCTGCCTCCCCTGCGCGAGAGACGCGACGACATCCCGGCTCTGGCCGAGCACTTCGCGGCCTCCCACAACGGGAACGCCGACATTTCCGCTGCCGCTCTGGGCCTGCTCATGACCCATGACTGGCCTGGCAACGTGCGGGAATTGCGCAACAGCCTGGAGCGGGCAACCGTGCTGGCCGGCGAGGAGGAAATCCGTCCCGAGCACCTGGCCGGCTTGTTTGGGAATGGGCTTTTCGCGTTTCCCGCCGGGAATACGGATGGAAAAGGCAAGACGGACAACGGCGCCGGTCTGGACCAACGCCTGGCCAGCGTGGAACGCACCATGATCGAAGAGGCCCTGGCTCGTTGCGACGGAATCCAGGCCAAGGCCGCCCGCCTGCTGGGCATCAAGGAACGCAGCCTCTGGCATCGGATCAAGAAGTTGGACATTGCCGTGAAGCAGTTCAAGTAAAACCCAGAATTGCATGCTCCGGGCAAGTGAATCCAATCCGCCATGGAACTTACGGATATGAACGACCTTTACA
Encoded proteins:
- a CDS encoding type II secretion system F family protein; amino-acid sequence: MKKFKYKAINEMGTTISGTVEADSLEGAEDMLSARGYMPTKVQAGDGSVQEYLDKLETSLTRIKPVDLIFFTKQFRTLFKAGISITEAFRILEFQSTNKKLKQTVARMGEDIKSGLGLADTFGKHPNVFPAVYISMIRAGETSGNLPEVLDRLVYLLDHEHKVKGNVRSAMTYPVIVVVALFGAFLFLLTYVVPTFARMFASAKIDLPWPTQVAMLMHTVVLGYWMISLPIFVGMVFSVYWYQKTPTGRLLRDKFFLALPILGPVFTKAAMSRFSSIFAILQISGVSVLDSLKILSDSIGNSAISREFDKIGDQLREGKGISTPLKSAKYFTPMVISMVAVGEESGNLDTMLHDISVHYDDEVNYEVGRMTELLGPVLLVALAGVVGFFALAIFMPMWDMVKTIR
- a CDS encoding GspE/PulE family protein, which codes for MPKKVRLGDMLIKEGLITEAKLQSALREHKRVGIKLGEYLIRESIVREDQVIDLISRQMRISLFDSTQFPISPSLGELLPVELAQKYKVVALGRKGSILQVAMTDPMDINALDAIELAVNAEVEPLICTEQQYDQLVGNIYGLRSGLDGMMEDISSLETRTEDEEKDAPKGPTMDVEVSSLQTMAEEVPVIRLVNSILAQAVREKVSDVHISPEKNAVQIRFRIDGKLQEIPSPPKSMHLPLVSRLKILSNMDIANSRIPQDGRFTINMQDREVNVRVSSLPTIHGENMVLRLLDMSAGVYTLDRLGMGPENMAKVQKAVAKPYGMILATGPTGSGKSTSLYAILKSINTPDINIITLEDPVEYRVERIRQVQLNRRAGMTFASGLRSILRQDPDVVMVGEIRDAETAAIAIQAAMTGHRLLSTVHTNDSASAITRLIDMGMEPFLVSSVLLVSIAQRLVRRVCEQCVEEYQPDEKLLDFWGLRDKPMTFRRGAGCYLCKGTGYRGRVGLYEVLFNDEEIQDLTMRRASSQEIARAAVKAGKMRTLREDAMDKVSQGITTLEEVTTTVIV
- the pilQ gene encoding type IV pilus secretin PilQ, with the protein product MRRFFTSSPLFALVCLVLLGCSAKPEVAEMETFFDDWRLMAEVTRGHSPLQELEAYDVAEFVAELEPELEVLPEPPLPTTLVNLQLHDVPLGALLQALSRAAGQNIVFGSTINAKNVSILLDNVPWDQAFRSVIAVHGLTYVWDGDILRVLTLEDMQNDLRVAEVRRGKFEQARETERLAPLIARVVRINYGEPAKLKDSLLELITKGPDEKPQGSINVDDHSNSLVIKASRDDQDRILNMIRHLDKPRSQIQIKATIVEATKETARDLGVQWGGRRVNHSHPWMLSPSVGLQQPSVPLAGAGNYPLGDPATPSFNTGQGPMGMASNFPANLAAASAGFGLNFIIGSTNYLEVQLSALQQDGKLNILSSPSITTMDNQMAYTENGERVPYVTYDRDGDKTVRFEDAVLRLEITPHTVGSNLLRMKINVKKDEVDFTRQVDGNPLIIKKQTETNLIVENGETIVISGLTKQRDTFDETGVPGLKNVTGLGWLFKRENKGQLMEDVLIFITPTILPTRAMQQTSPFSIDPES
- a CDS encoding sigma-54 interaction domain-containing protein, with the protein product MRRTVFHVSLTLLVPLIVAGTAVLALFLSEYLPFFRYDVSGDLTRLATLVGGTTFIVAFLLLYLILRPIRDFLDAARASGVLPAKDSAFPGGLPRSDLEEFRQAFEQVGQALSRLDAKALFPEIVGQSPVLRAVLGQVLKVAPTNASVLLTGESGTGKEIIARAIHEQSLRRDGPLVVVNCAAIPETLLESELFGYEKGAFTGAVTAKPGRFELAHAGTLFLDEIGDMPLAVQAKILRMLETGTVERVGGIKSVRCDVRVVAATNRDIQELMRQGLFREDLFHRLNVFPLHLPPLRERRDDIPALAEHFAASHNGNADISAAALGLLMTHDWPGNVRELRNSLERATVLAGEEEIRPEHLAGLFGNGLFAFPAGNTDGKGKTDNGAGLDQRLASVERTMIEEALARCDGIQAKAARLLGIKERSLWHRIKKLDIAVKQFK